One genomic region from Apodemus sylvaticus chromosome 1, mApoSyl1.1, whole genome shotgun sequence encodes:
- the Art1 gene encoding GPI-linked NAD(P)(+)--arginine ADP-ribosyltransferase 1 isoform X2 gives MKIPAMMSLLLVSVGLRDGVQVINTSRPTQGPARIYLRALGKRSTYNCEYIKEKKCRSGPCWLDSSAPGSLSASWSLLLLLLFLLLRALPENPGLQHPTRC, from the exons ATGAAGATTCCTGCTATGATGTCTCTCCTACTGGTgtctgtgggtctcagggatggaGTTCAG GTGATCAATACAAGCCGACCCACCCAGGGTCCCGCACGCATCTACCTCCGCGCTCTGGGCAAACGCAGTACATACAATTGCGAATACATCAAAG aaaagaagTGCAGGTCTGGGCCCTGCTGGCTGGATAGCTCAG CCCCAGGctccctttctgcctcctggtctcttctgctgctgctcttgtTCCTTTTGCTGAGAGCCCTTCCAGAGAATCCAGGTCTCCAGCACCCTACCCGATGTTAA
- the Art1 gene encoding GPI-linked NAD(P)(+)--arginine ADP-ribosyltransferase 1 isoform X1 — MKIPAMMSLLLVSVGLRDGVQVQSYSISQLDIFSQEIPLDMAPASFDDQYAGCLADMTAALPDLNRSEFQANRDYADGWAMANNQWQERRTWGSVWGSLPPSPPGFRDEHGVALLAYTANSPLHKKFNAAVREAGRSRAHYLHHFPFKTLHFLLTEALQLLRSHRSRGCQQVYRGVHGLRFRPAGPGATVRLGGFASASLKNVAAQQFGEDTFFGIWTCLGAPIRGYSFFPEEEEVLIPPFETFQVINTSRPTQGPARIYLRALGKRSTYNCEYIKEKKCRSGPCWLDSSAPGSLSASWSLLLLLLFLLLRALPENPGLQHPTRC; from the exons ATGAAGATTCCTGCTATGATGTCTCTCCTACTGGTgtctgtgggtctcagggatggaGTTCAG GTTCAAAGTTACTCCATCTCACAACTGGACATCTTTTCTCAAGAAATACCCCTAGACATGGCCCCAGCGTCCTTTGATGACCAGTACGCTGGCTGCCTGGCAGACATGACAGCGGCACTGCCAGATCTCAACCgctcagagttccaggccaacagAGACTACGCGGATGGCTGGGCTATGGCCAACAACCAGTGGCAGGAGCGCAGGACTTGGGGTTCCGTGTGGGGCTCCTTGCCCCCGTCACCGCCGGGCTTCCGGGATGAGCACGGGGTGGCGCTCCTGGCCTACACCGCCAACAGCCCCCTGCACAAGAAGTTCAACGCGGCAGTGCGTGAGGCAGGACGGTCTCGGGCCCACTACCTTCACCACTTCCCCTTCAAGACCCTCCACTTCCTGCTCACCGAGGCCCTGCAACTGCTTCGGAGCCACCGATCTCGCGGGTGCCAGCAGGTGTACCGGGGGGTGCATGGCCTGCGCTTCCGGCCAGCAGGGCCCGGCGCCACCGTTAGACTGGGGGGCTTTGCTTCCGCGTCCCTCAAGAACGTTGCCGCCCAACAATTTGGCGAGGACACCTTCTTCGGTATCTGGACCTGCCTCGGGGCCCCCATCAGGGGCTACTCCTTTTTCCCTGAAGAGGAGGAGGTGCTGATCCCCCCTTTCGAAACTTTCCAGGTGATCAATACAAGCCGACCCACCCAGGGTCCCGCACGCATCTACCTCCGCGCTCTGGGCAAACGCAGTACATACAATTGCGAATACATCAAAG aaaagaagTGCAGGTCTGGGCCCTGCTGGCTGGATAGCTCAG CCCCAGGctccctttctgcctcctggtctcttctgctgctgctcttgtTCCTTTTGCTGAGAGCCCTTCCAGAGAATCCAGGTCTCCAGCACCCTACCCGATGTTAA
- the Art5 gene encoding ecto-ADP-ribosyltransferase 5 isoform X2: MILEDLLMVLSCLGLHALWKVQAVPILPLSLVPDTFDDAYVGCSEEMEEKAGLLLKEEMARHALLRESWEAAQEAWAHRRHKLTLPPGFKAQHGVAVMVYTNSSNTLYWELNQAVRTGGGSREVYMRHFPFKALHFYLTRALQLLRGPGGCSAEAGEAVFRGVGGLHFEPRRLGDSVRLGQFASSSVDERVAHRFGNATFFNLRTCFGAPIQALSVFPEEREVLIPPHEVFLVTGFSQDGGQSILTLWSYNQTCSHFNCAYLGGEKRRGCVSSRVGQPEASSSEALQSGKTLLLAPGELQLSRTGP; encoded by the exons ATGATTCTGGAGGATCTGCTAATGGTCCTCAGCTGCCTCGGCTTGCACGCGCTCTGGAAG GTCCAAGCTGTTCCTATCCTGCCCCTGAGCCTGGTTCCAGATACCTTCGATGATGCCTACGTGGGCTGCtctgaggagatggaggagaaagcAGGCCTGCTGCTAAAGGAAGAGATGGCACGCCATGCCCTGCTGCGGGAATCCTGGGAAGCAGCTCAAGAGGCCTGGGCACACCGGCGTCACAAGCTCACCCTACCTCCTGGCTTCAAAGCCCAGCACGGGGTAGCTGTCATGGTGTACACCAACTCGTCCAACACCTTGTACTGGGAGCTGAACCAGGCTGTGCGGACGGGAGGTGGCTCCCGGGAGGTCTACATGAGGCACTTCCCCTTCAAGGCCCTGCATTTCTACTTGACCCGGGCCCTGCAGCTGCTGCGGGGCCCTGGAGGGTGCAGTGCGGAAGCCGGGGAGGCAGTGTTCCGAGGTGTGGGCGGCCTTCACTTTGAACCCAGGAGGCTGGGGGACTCTGTCCGGTTAGGACAGTTTGCCTCCAGCTCTGTGGATGAAAGAGTGGCTCACAGGTTTGGTAATGCCACCTTCTTCAACCTAAGGACTTGTTTCGGGGCTCCTATCCAGGCTTTGTCTGTCTTCCCCGAGGAGCGTGAGGTGCTGATACCCCCACATGAAGTCTTCTTGGTCACTGGGTTCTCCCAGGACGGAGGCCAGAGCATACTGACTCTCTGGAGTTATAATCAGACCTGCAGCCACTTTAACTGCGCCTATTTGGGTG GGGAGAAGAGACGTGGCTGTGTGTCCTCAAGAG TAGGGCAGCCAGAGGCATCCTCCTCAGAGGCTCTGCAATCAGGGAAGACGCTGCTCTTGGCCCCAGGAGAGCTGCAGCTCTCCAGAACTGGACCCTGA
- the Art5 gene encoding ecto-ADP-ribosyltransferase 5 isoform X1, which produces MILEDLLMVLSCLGLHALWKVQAVPILPLSLVPDTFDDAYVGCSEEMEEKAGLLLKEEMARHALLRESWEAAQEAWAHRRHKLTLPPGFKAQHGVAVMVYTNSSNTLYWELNQAVRTGGGSREVYMRHFPFKALHFYLTRALQLLRGPGGCSAEAGEAVFRGVGGLHFEPRRLGDSVRLGQFASSSVDERVAHRFGNATFFNLRTCFGAPIQALSVFPEEREVLIPPHEVFLVTGFSQDGGQSILTLWSYNQTCSHFNCAYLGGEKRRGCVSSRAVGQPEASSSEALQSGKTLLLAPGELQLSRTGP; this is translated from the exons ATGATTCTGGAGGATCTGCTAATGGTCCTCAGCTGCCTCGGCTTGCACGCGCTCTGGAAG GTCCAAGCTGTTCCTATCCTGCCCCTGAGCCTGGTTCCAGATACCTTCGATGATGCCTACGTGGGCTGCtctgaggagatggaggagaaagcAGGCCTGCTGCTAAAGGAAGAGATGGCACGCCATGCCCTGCTGCGGGAATCCTGGGAAGCAGCTCAAGAGGCCTGGGCACACCGGCGTCACAAGCTCACCCTACCTCCTGGCTTCAAAGCCCAGCACGGGGTAGCTGTCATGGTGTACACCAACTCGTCCAACACCTTGTACTGGGAGCTGAACCAGGCTGTGCGGACGGGAGGTGGCTCCCGGGAGGTCTACATGAGGCACTTCCCCTTCAAGGCCCTGCATTTCTACTTGACCCGGGCCCTGCAGCTGCTGCGGGGCCCTGGAGGGTGCAGTGCGGAAGCCGGGGAGGCAGTGTTCCGAGGTGTGGGCGGCCTTCACTTTGAACCCAGGAGGCTGGGGGACTCTGTCCGGTTAGGACAGTTTGCCTCCAGCTCTGTGGATGAAAGAGTGGCTCACAGGTTTGGTAATGCCACCTTCTTCAACCTAAGGACTTGTTTCGGGGCTCCTATCCAGGCTTTGTCTGTCTTCCCCGAGGAGCGTGAGGTGCTGATACCCCCACATGAAGTCTTCTTGGTCACTGGGTTCTCCCAGGACGGAGGCCAGAGCATACTGACTCTCTGGAGTTATAATCAGACCTGCAGCCACTTTAACTGCGCCTATTTGGGTG GGGAGAAGAGACGTGGCTGTGTGTCCTCAAGAG CAGTAGGGCAGCCAGAGGCATCCTCCTCAGAGGCTCTGCAATCAGGGAAGACGCTGCTCTTGGCCCCAGGAGAGCTGCAGCTCTCCAGAACTGGACCCTGA
- the Art5 gene encoding ecto-ADP-ribosyltransferase 5 isoform X3, which translates to MILEDLLMVLSCLGLHALWKVQAVPILPLSLVPDTFDDAYVGCSEEMEEKAGLLLKEEMARHALLRESWEAAQEAWAHRRHKLTLPPGFKAQHGVAVMVYTNSSNTLYWELNQAVRTGGGSREVYMRHFPFKALHFYLTRALQLLRGPGGGEETWLCVLKSSRAARGILLRGSAIREDAALGPRRAAALQNWTLKAP; encoded by the exons ATGATTCTGGAGGATCTGCTAATGGTCCTCAGCTGCCTCGGCTTGCACGCGCTCTGGAAG GTCCAAGCTGTTCCTATCCTGCCCCTGAGCCTGGTTCCAGATACCTTCGATGATGCCTACGTGGGCTGCtctgaggagatggaggagaaagcAGGCCTGCTGCTAAAGGAAGAGATGGCACGCCATGCCCTGCTGCGGGAATCCTGGGAAGCAGCTCAAGAGGCCTGGGCACACCGGCGTCACAAGCTCACCCTACCTCCTGGCTTCAAAGCCCAGCACGGGGTAGCTGTCATGGTGTACACCAACTCGTCCAACACCTTGTACTGGGAGCTGAACCAGGCTGTGCGGACGGGAGGTGGCTCCCGGGAGGTCTACATGAGGCACTTCCCCTTCAAGGCCCTGCATTTCTACTTGACCCGGGCCCTGCAGCTGCTGCGGGGCCCTGGAGG GGGAGAAGAGACGTGGCTGTGTGTCCTCAAGAG CAGTAGGGCAGCCAGAGGCATCCTCCTCAGAGGCTCTGCAATCAGGGAAGACGCTGCTCTTGGCCCCAGGAGAGCTGCAGCTCTCCAGAACTGGACCCTGAAAGCCCCTTAG
- the LOC127664380 gene encoding short transient receptor potential channel 2: MVNQTLLLICVWDEEGIIADYRMILGIQECCPLSFTQPQPNWTEIVNKKLKFPPTLLRAIQEGQLGLVQQLLESGSDTSGTGPGGPLRNVEESEDRSWREALNLAIRLGHEVITDVLLANIKFDFRQIHEALLVAVDTNQPAVVRRLLARLEREKGRKVDTKSFSLAFFDSSIDGSRFAPGVTPLTLACQKDLYEIAQLLMDQGHTIARPHPVSCACLECSNARRYDLLKFSLSRINTYRGIASRAHLSLASEDAMLAAFQLSRELRRLARKEPEFKPQYIALESLCQDYGFELLGMCRNQSEVTAVLNDLGEDSETEPEAEGLGQAFEEGIPNLARLRLAVNYNQKQFVAHPICQQVLSSIWCGNLAGWRGSTTIWKLFVAFLIFLTMPFLCIGYWLAPKSRLGRLLKIPVLKFLLHSASYLWFLIFLLGESLVMETQLSTFKGRSQSVWETSLHMIWVTGFLWFECKEVWIEGLRSYLLDWWNFLDVVILSLYLASFALRLLLAGLAYMHCRDAPDSTTCRYFTTAERSEWRTEDPQFLAEVLFAVTSMLSFTRLAFILPAHESLGTLQISIGKMIDDMIRFMFILMIILTAFLCGLNNIYVPYQESEKLGNFNETFQFLFWTMFGMEEHSVVDMPQFLVPEFVGRAMYGIFTIVMVIVLLNMLIAMITNSFQKIEDDADVEWKFARSKLYLSFFREGLTLPVPFNILPSPKAVFYLLRRIFQFICCGSSCCKAKKSHYPPIPTFTNPGARAGSGEGERVSYRLRVIKALVQRYIETARREFEETRRKDLGNRLTELTKTVSRLQSEVASVQKTVAAGGPPRPPDGASILSRYITRVRNSFQNLGPPTSDTPAELTMPGIVETEVSLEDGLEATGEAGIPASGEPSSALSAHVLVHREQEAEGAGDLPLEEDLETKGES, encoded by the exons ATGGTGAACCAGACATTGTTGCTGATCTGTGTTTGGGACGAGGAAGGCATAATAGCTGATTACAGAATGATCTTGGGAATTCAAGAGTGCTGTCCTCTCTCCTTCACCCAGCCACAGCCAAACTGGACTGAGATTGTGAACAAAAAGCTCAAATTCCCCCCCACACTCCTGCGAGCTATCCAGGAGGGCCAGCTGGGTCTCGTGCAGCAGCTGCTGGAATCAGGCTCCGATACCTCGGGGACGGGGCCAGGTGGTCCGCTGCGGAATGTGGAAGAGTCTGAGGACCGCTCCTGGAGGGAAGCCCTCAATCTAGCCATCCGCCTAGGCCACGAGGTCATCACTGATGTTCTTCTGGCCAACATCAAGTTTGACTTCCGGCAGATCCACGAAGCCCTGCTGGTGGCTGTGGACACAAACCAGCCAGCAGTAGTGCGTCGGCTGCTAGCTCGGCTGGAACGGGAGAAAGGCCGAAAAGTAGACACCAAGTCTTTCTCTCTAGCCTTCTTCGACTCGTCCATCGATGGCTCCCGCTTTGCCCCTGGTGTCACTCCGCTCACACTGGCCTGCCAGAAGGACCTGTATGAGATAGCCCAGCTGCTTATGGACCAGGGCCACACTATCGCGCGGCCCCACCCAGTCTCCTGCGCCTGCCTCGAGTGCAGCAATGCCCGCCGATATGATCTGCTGAAGTTCTCACTATCCCGAATCAACACCTACCGAGGCATTGCAAGCCGGGCTCACCTCTCGCTGGCCAGTGAGGACGCCATGCTGGCGGCCTTCCAGCTCAGCCGGGAGCTCAGGCGCCTGGCACGAAAGGAGCCAGAGTTCAAG CCTCAGTACATTGCCCTGGAGTCTCTCTGCCAGGACTATGGCTTCGAGTTGCTGGGCATGTGCCGGAATCAGAGTGAGGTCACCGCAGTGCTCAATGACCTGGGCGAGGATAGTGAGACTGAGCCTGAGGCTGAGGGTCTGGGCCAGGCCTTTGAGGAGGGCATCCCCAACCTGGCAAGACTGCGGCTGGCTGTCAACTACAACCAGAAACAG TTTGTAGCACACCCCATCTGCCAGCAAGTTCTGTCTTCCATCTGGTGCGGGAACCTGGCTGGCTGGCGTGGAAGCACCACCATCTGGAAGCTCTTCGTCgccttcctcatcttcctcaccATGCCCTTCCTCTGCATTGGCTACTGGCTGGCGCCCAAGTCCCGG ctgggCCGCTTGCTGAAGATCCCTGTGTTGAAGTTCCTGCTACATTCTGCCTCCTATCTGTGGTTCCTTATCTTCTTGCTGGGAGAGTCTCTGGTCATGGAGACGCAGCTGAGTACCTTCAAAGGCCGCAGCCAGAGTGTCTGGGAGACCTCACTGCATATGATTTGGGTCACAG gCTTCCTGTGGTTTGAGTGTAAGGAGGTGTGGATCGAGGGCTTGCGGAGCTACCTCCTGGACTGGTGGAACTTCCTGGACGTGGTCATCCTGTCCCTGTACTTGGCATCCTTTGCTCTGCGTCTCCTCCTGGCTGGACTCGCCTACATGCACTGCCGCGATGCCCCGGACAGCACCACCTGCCGCTATTTCACCACAGCAG AGCGAAGCGAGTGGCGCACAGAGGACCCCCAGTTCCTGGCCGAGGTGCTCTTCGCCGTCACCAGCATGCTTAGCTTCACCCGACTGGCGTTTATTCTCCCAGCTCACGAGTCGCTGGGCACCCTGCAGATCTCCATTGGCAAGATGATCGACGACATGATCCG GTTCATGTTCATCCTCATGATCATCCTGACTGCCTTCCTCTGTGGGCTCAACAACATCTATGTGCCCTACCAGGAATCCGAGAAGCTAGGCAA TTTCAATGAAACGTTCCAGTTTCTCTTCTGGACCATGTTCGGcatggaagagcactcagtggtGGACATGCCTCAGTTCCTGGTGCCTGAGTTCGTGGGCAGGGCCATGTACGGCATCTTCACCATCGTCATGGTCATTGTTCTACTCAACATGCTTATTGCCATGATCACCAACTCCTTCCAGAAGATCGAG GATGACGCTGATGTGGAGTGGAAGTTTGCTCGCTCCAAACTCTACCTGTCCTTCTTCCGAGAGGGTCTGACGCTGCCTGTGCCCTTTAACATCCTGCCGTCCCCAAAGGCTGTCTTCTACCTCCTCAG GAGAATTTTCCAGTTCATTTGCTGTGGCTCCTCCTGCTGCAAAGCCAAGAAGTCGCATTACCCACCAATCCCGACCTTC ACCAACCCTGGGGCAAGGGCGGGCTCTGGGGAAGGAGAACGAGTGTCCTACCGCCTTAGAGTCATCAAGGCTCTTGTGCAGCGCTACATAGAGACTGCCCGGCGCGAGTTCGAGGAGACCCGTCGGAAAG ATCTGGGCAACAGACTGACAGAGCTGACCAAGACTGTGTCTCGACTGCAAAGCGAGGTGGCCAGTGTGCAGAAGACTGTGGCGGCGGGAGGGCCACCACGGCCTCCGGACGGTGCCAGCATCCTCAGTAGATACATCACCCGAGTGCGCAACAGCTTCCAGAACCTGGGTCCCCCGACCTCTGACACCCCGGCAGAGCTAACTATGCCTGGGATTGTGGAGACTGAAGTCTCTTTAGAAGATGGCCTCGAGGCCACAGGAGAGGCTGGGATTCCAGCTTCTGGAGagcccagctctgccctctctgCCCATGTGCTGGTGCACAGGGAGCAAGAAGCAGAGGGGGCGGGGGACTTGCCGCTGGAGGAAGATCTGGAGACCAAGGGCGAGTCCTAA
- the Xndc1n gene encoding protein XNDC1N isoform X2: MLIDVGRSSWPLDRPFVTLLPATMLMSLADSKEGKNRSGVRMFKDDDFLTPASGESWDRLRLTCSQPFTRHQSFGLAFLRVRSSLDSLADPVMDPSGPGISGLNQNSAEVLESDPSPWLTNPSIRRTFFPDPQTNTKEISELKGMLKQLQPGPLGRAARMVLSAARKTPPASVINPNLSHGEPGPSHPESAEPRAEEPNRKNGVGGRKRRKVQAPRRPLSSSSSQPDRRRTGRTRQRQHRPQTNSDDGGVQATGQCPICAGSFSIETLPRHAATCGESSPPQPASPASLSSSESVLWVSSPESSPPSWVQCPICELQFSAGEIEEHASVCGDVSPA, from the exons ATTGATGTGGGTCGTTCTTCCTGGCCCCTGGACAGACCTTTCGTCACCCtgcttcctgccaccatgctAATGTCCCTCGCTGACTCAAAGGAGGGGAAGAACCGCTCAGGGGTCCGGATGTTTAAAGATG atgATTTCCTGACTCCAGCCTCAGGAGAATCATGGGATCGACTTCGACTGACCTGCTCCCAACCTTTCACGCGTCATCAGTCCTTTGGCCTGGCCTTCCTACGAGTGCGATCCTCTCTGGACTCTCTAGCTGACCCTGTAATGGATCCCTCAGGCCCTGGGATCTCTGGCCTTAACCAG AACTCTGCTGAAGTGCTGGAGTCTGATCCTAGCCCCTGGCTGACTAATCCTTCTATCCGGAGGACATTCTTCCCAGATCCCCAGAC GAACACCAAGGAAATTTCAGAGCTCAAGGGCATGCTGAAGCAGTTGCAGCCGGGGCCCCTGGGGCGGGCAGCCCGCATGGTGCTTTCTGCTGCCCGTAAGACCCCTCCAGCCAGTGTCATAAACCCAAACCTCAGCCATGGAGAACCAGGTCCCAGTCATCCAGAGAGTGCAG AGCCCAGAGCAGAAGAACCAAACAGGAAGAACGGTGTGGGCGGAAGGAAGAGGCGGAAAGTGCAGGCACCAAGGAG ACCATTGTCCAGCTCAAGTTCTCAGCCAGATAGGAGGAGGACAGGAAGGACAAGGCAAAGGCAGCACCGACCCCAGACCAACAGTGATGACGGTGGTGTGCAGGCTACTGGACAGTGTCCCATTTGTGCAG GTTCCTTCAGTATTGAAACTCTTCCTCGGCATGCTGCCACTTGTGGAGAGAGCTCCCCACCCCAGCCAGCTTCTCCTGCCTCCTTATCTTCCTCAGAGTCCGTGCTGTGGGTGTCCTCCCCAGAGAGCTCGCCACCTTCCTGGGTCCAGTGCCCTATTTGTGAATTACAGTTCTCAGCAGGAGAAATAGAAGAGCACGCCAGTGTGTGTGGGGACGTTTCTCCAGCCTGA